One Mesorhizobium loti genomic window carries:
- a CDS encoding hydroxyacylglutathione hydrolase — protein MAVEIEQFMCRSDNFGVLVHDRKSGLTAIIDAPEEAPILAAIKRTGWTPTMILTTHHHTDHVEANLALKERFKLRIVGPEAEKAKIPGVDETVEEGSVLHLGDERIEVIATPGHTAGHVSYHLPASQVAFTADTLFALGCGRLFECKPPVMYESLKKLAALPATTTIYCGHEYTLANARFALTVDPTNSALKERAARIEALRVENKPTLPTTIGEELSTNPFLRWHDPAIRKHLGMEKAGDAEVFAEIRKRKDNF, from the coding sequence GCAAAAGCGGGCTGACCGCGATCATCGACGCACCCGAGGAAGCGCCGATCCTGGCCGCGATCAAGCGCACCGGCTGGACACCGACGATGATCCTGACCACGCATCATCATACGGACCATGTCGAGGCCAATCTGGCGCTGAAGGAGCGCTTCAAGCTGCGCATCGTCGGCCCAGAGGCGGAAAAGGCCAAGATCCCCGGCGTCGACGAAACCGTCGAAGAGGGCTCCGTGCTTCATCTCGGCGACGAGCGGATCGAGGTGATCGCCACTCCCGGCCATACCGCCGGCCACGTTTCCTATCATCTGCCGGCGTCGCAGGTGGCGTTCACCGCCGACACGCTGTTCGCGCTGGGCTGTGGACGCCTGTTCGAATGCAAGCCGCCGGTCATGTATGAATCACTGAAGAAACTTGCAGCCCTCCCGGCTACAACGACAATCTATTGCGGCCACGAATACACGCTCGCCAACGCCCGTTTCGCGCTGACCGTCGACCCGACCAATTCGGCCTTGAAGGAGCGTGCCGCCAGGATCGAGGCGCTGCGGGTCGAAAACAAGCCGACGCTGCCAACGACGATCGGCGAGGAATTATCGACCAATCCCTTCCTGCGCTGGCATGATCCGGCGATCCGCAAGCATCTCGGCATGGAAAAGGCCGGGGATGCCGAAGTGTTTGCTGAGATCCGCAAGCGCAAGGACAATTTTTGA
- a CDS encoding YhhN family protein, giving the protein MTMPFAGGIDANANATLIFSLVAAVIYAFTLGMPQSLARSAAKTLSVAMLAVLSALQGGPLLLVVALALSAVGDAFLSRDGEKAFLGGLASFLLAHIVYIALFLRSGGGLGLLGAESWRGAIALALAVFVIVMLAALWRRVGPSLRIPIACYVVAILAMGMSALTTNSAWVIGGAVLFMASDGLLATEKFLVAAISPHRAWMRFAVWVSYYAAQLAITLGFLLG; this is encoded by the coding sequence ATGACCATGCCGTTTGCCGGCGGCATCGACGCCAACGCCAATGCGACGCTGATCTTCTCGCTGGTTGCGGCGGTGATCTACGCTTTCACGCTGGGCATGCCGCAGAGCCTCGCCCGCTCCGCGGCAAAGACGCTTAGCGTCGCGATGCTTGCCGTGCTTTCGGCGCTGCAAGGCGGCCCGCTGCTGCTGGTCGTGGCCCTGGCGCTCAGCGCGGTGGGCGATGCCTTCCTGTCGCGCGACGGCGAAAAGGCGTTTCTCGGCGGGCTCGCCAGCTTCCTCCTCGCCCACATCGTCTACATCGCGCTGTTCCTGCGCAGCGGTGGCGGGTTGGGATTGCTTGGCGCCGAGTCCTGGCGCGGGGCGATCGCGCTGGCACTGGCGGTGTTCGTGATCGTCATGCTCGCCGCGCTCTGGCGCCGCGTTGGCCCCAGCCTGCGCATCCCGATCGCCTGTTATGTCGTGGCGATCCTGGCGATGGGCATGTCCGCTCTGACCACCAACAGCGCCTGGGTCATCGGCGGCGCCGTGCTGTTCATGGCATCGGACGGGCTGCTCGCCACGGAGAAGTTTCTGGTGGCGGCCATCTCGCCGCATCGCGCGTGGATGCGATTTGCGGTGTGGGTTTCGTATTACGCCGCCCAGCTCGCGATCACGCTGGGTTTCCTGCTGGGGTAG